The nucleotide sequence GGCGGTCAACTTCGACGGCGCGTCGCCGGAGTGGTTGGGCGTCGTCGTCAGGATCGCGGTATCGATCATCCCGGGCAGCACGTCGGCGACCCGCACGCCATGCCGATGCCATTCCACGCTGAGCGCCTCGGTCAGCCCCTTGACGGCGTGCTTGGTCGACGAGTACACGGCGATCCGCGGCATGCCGTAGGTGCCCGACGACGACGACGTCGAAAACATCAGGCTGCCCGGGGTCTTTTTCAGGTAGGGCAGCGCGCCGTAGGCGCCCGTCAGCACGGCCTTGTAGTTGACGTCGACGACGCGCATGGCGTCCTCGTAGGGCACGTCCTCGAACCAGCCGGATTGGCCGATGCCGGCGTTGTTCCACATCATGTCCAGCCCGCCGCCGTCGTTGTCGGCGCAGAAGTCGGCCAACGCACCGTCCAGGGCCGCCTTGTCGGTCACATCGACAACGCGGGTCCAGAGCCGATCGGTGCCGAGTTGGCCGCTCAGCTCGGCCAGCCCCTCGTCGTTGCGGTCCACCGCACCGACTCGCCAGCCCTTGGCGTGGAACAGCCTTGCGCCCTCGCGCCCCATGCCGCTGCCCGCCCCGGTGATGAAGACGGACTTCACTCCTCGACCACGGCCTTGATGCGTTCCAGCGTCTTGGTCATGTCGCGGATGTTGCGGCGTTTACGCAGCCACCCGCCGAACAACCAGAAATAGACGCTGTTGAACGCGGACGGCGGCATCCGGAACGACTCGGTGACGTCGGTGCCGCCGTCCGCAGGTGCCAGGCGATAGTGCCAGTTATTGACCGCTCGCCCGCCGAGCAGGACCGCGAACCCGAATTCGCGGCCCCGCTCGCAGGCGGTCACCTCGCACGTCGTCCAGTACACCGGCCCGATCTCGTTGCGCTTGACGTGCCCGCGGAATTTGGCGCCCAGCTCGGGGCCCGTCGCGCCACCTATCCACTCCGACTCGAAAACTTCCGGGGAGAACCGCGGGGTGTTGCGGACGTCTGCGATCACGTCCCACACCTTGTCCGCGGGCGCCGCCATGTGAACCGTCGCCGAACCTTCCATGACCCGATCCAAACACAGGTTCGCCCCGGGACATAGGGCTTACCGGTGCGGGACCGAAGCCTGGATCAGCCCGTTGATGATCTGCTTGATGCCCTGAGCGGGGTGCGAATACCACGCGGTCGGCAGGCCCGAGGCCGAGCCGCAC is from Mycobacterium conspicuum and encodes:
- a CDS encoding SDR family oxidoreductase; this translates as MKSVFITGAGSGMGREGARLFHAKGWRVGAVDRNDEGLAELSGQLGTDRLWTRVVDVTDKAALDGALADFCADNDGGGLDMMWNNAGIGQSGWFEDVPYEDAMRVVDVNYKAVLTGAYGALPYLKKTPGSLMFSTSSSSGTYGMPRIAVYSSTKHAVKGLTEALSVEWHRHGVRVADVLPGMIDTAILTTTPNHSGDAPSKLTADEIRARAPKKGMMRMMPASSVAEVAWQAYQHPSRLHWYVPNSIRWIDRIKGLSPELVRRSFIRALPRLMPSESEVNR
- a CDS encoding SRPBCC family protein is translated as MCLDRVMEGSATVHMAAPADKVWDVIADVRNTPRFSPEVFESEWIGGATGPELGAKFRGHVKRNEIGPVYWTTCEVTACERGREFGFAVLLGGRAVNNWHYRLAPADGGTDVTESFRMPPSAFNSVYFWLFGGWLRKRRNIRDMTKTLERIKAVVEE